One segment of Chloroflexota bacterium DNA contains the following:
- the polA gene encoding DNA polymerase I: protein MPKLVLIDGHSLAYRAYHALPPSMQTTKGELTNAVYGFVSTLLKIMREEQPDYLAVAFDVGRTFRDDLFTDYKGHRERMPDDLAYQIARIDAVVRAFGLPVLTLDGYEADDVLGTAARLAAKQGADTVIYTGDTDAFQLVDAHTTVVVSRRQFGDLAEYDEAAVKERYGLAPRQLVDYRGLKGDTSDNIPGVPGIGEKTATDLLQKYDTLDGVYKHLDEVTPKRAKEALAANETQARLSHKLAQIVTNAPLTLDLAACRPGSYDMEAVRALFRELEFRSFLEKLPTEKSQTPNPKPQAVSAEEPTKGEAKDEAEMATTPGAMPAANDYATVRDAKTLKKVVTQLKKAKAFAIDTETTSPNAFECELVGISLSVREGQAWYIPVGHARPQQELLTLDGESDDDFRNMPLDEARELLGPVFADPKIKKYGHNINFDALVLAEAGLPLDGIAYDTMVAAFLIDPGSRQLGLKALGFNRLGREMTEITTLIGKGKEQITIGAVPISQVATYACDDANVTYALVNRLTPDLKARNAWELFTTLEMPLVPVLIAMERAGVTLDTAYLAAMKDELEKRLDQIQRDIYRSVGHEFNLNSTQQLGKVLFEELQLDASGSRKTKQGGYSTAVEVLEQLRGAHAVVDLLLEYRQLDKLQSTYVEALPVLVSQKDGRLHTSYNQTGAVTGRISSSDPNLQNIPIRTELGRKVRRAFIAPKGHKLIKADYSQVELRILAHMSRDPRLLEAFQNQEDVHIATAAAIFGVPVGEVTKNMRAIAKTTNYAIVYGISAFGLAAQTDLSQKEADQFIRSYFEKYPGVKQYLDDTKEKARTIGYVETLLGRRRYFPELQSRAGNYNMRAAAERMAINAPVQGTSADIMKIAMLRIADALAKRKLKSRMILQVHDELVFEAPDKEVKAVAALAREIMSGAYELDVPLEVEVKAGPSWDELEDA from the coding sequence ATGCCAAAACTCGTGTTAATTGACGGGCACTCGCTCGCCTACCGCGCCTACCACGCCCTGCCGCCGTCCATGCAGACGACGAAGGGCGAACTAACGAACGCCGTCTACGGCTTCGTCAGCACGCTGCTCAAGATCATGCGCGAGGAGCAGCCGGACTACCTCGCCGTCGCGTTCGACGTCGGCCGGACGTTCCGCGACGACCTGTTCACGGACTACAAGGGGCATCGCGAGCGCATGCCCGACGACCTGGCGTACCAGATCGCGCGCATCGACGCGGTCGTGCGCGCCTTCGGCCTGCCGGTGCTGACGCTCGACGGCTACGAGGCCGACGACGTGCTCGGCACGGCGGCGCGGCTGGCGGCGAAGCAGGGCGCCGACACCGTCATCTACACCGGCGATACCGACGCGTTTCAACTGGTGGACGCACACACGACGGTGGTCGTTTCGCGCCGGCAGTTCGGCGACCTGGCCGAGTACGACGAGGCGGCGGTCAAAGAGCGCTACGGGCTGGCCCCGCGCCAGTTGGTGGACTATCGCGGGCTCAAGGGCGACACCTCCGACAACATCCCCGGCGTGCCGGGCATCGGCGAGAAGACGGCGACCGACCTGCTGCAGAAGTACGATACGCTCGACGGCGTCTACAAACACCTCGACGAGGTGACGCCCAAACGCGCCAAGGAAGCGCTGGCGGCCAACGAAACGCAGGCGCGGCTCTCGCACAAGCTGGCGCAGATCGTGACCAATGCGCCGCTCACGCTTGATCTGGCCGCCTGCCGCCCCGGCAGTTACGACATGGAAGCAGTGCGGGCGCTGTTCCGCGAACTGGAGTTCCGCAGCTTCCTTGAGAAACTGCCAACGGAGAAATCCCAAACTCCAAATCCCAAGCCCCAAGCCGTAAGCGCGGAAGAGCCGACGAAGGGTGAGGCAAAAGACGAAGCGGAGATGGCGACGACGCCGGGGGCGATGCCGGCGGCGAACGACTATGCCACCGTGCGCGATGCGAAAACGCTGAAGAAGGTCGTCACGCAACTGAAGAAAGCGAAGGCGTTCGCAATTGACACTGAGACGACCAGCCCCAACGCGTTCGAGTGCGAACTGGTCGGCATCTCGCTCTCCGTCCGCGAGGGGCAGGCATGGTACATCCCGGTCGGGCACGCGCGGCCGCAGCAGGAATTGCTCACGCTGGATGGCGAAAGCGATGACGATTTTCGCAACATGCCGCTCGACGAGGCGCGCGAACTATTGGGGCCGGTCTTCGCCGACCCGAAGATCAAGAAGTACGGGCACAACATCAACTTCGACGCGCTCGTGCTGGCCGAAGCGGGCCTGCCGCTCGACGGCATCGCGTACGACACGATGGTCGCCGCGTTCCTGATCGACCCCGGTTCGCGGCAACTCGGCCTCAAGGCGCTCGGCTTCAACCGGCTCGGCCGCGAGATGACCGAGATCACGACGCTGATCGGCAAGGGCAAAGAGCAGATCACCATCGGCGCGGTGCCGATCAGCCAGGTCGCGACTTATGCCTGCGATGACGCCAACGTGACGTATGCGCTCGTCAACCGGCTGACGCCCGACCTGAAAGCGCGCAACGCCTGGGAACTGTTTACAACGCTGGAGATGCCGCTGGTGCCGGTGCTGATCGCCATGGAGCGCGCAGGCGTCACGCTCGACACGGCGTACCTGGCGGCGATGAAGGACGAGCTCGAAAAGCGGCTCGACCAGATCCAGCGCGACATCTACCGCAGCGTCGGGCACGAGTTCAACCTGAACTCGACCCAGCAACTCGGCAAGGTGCTGTTCGAGGAGTTGCAACTCGACGCGAGCGGCTCGCGCAAGACCAAGCAGGGCGGCTACTCGACCGCCGTCGAAGTGCTGGAGCAACTGCGCGGCGCGCACGCGGTCGTCGATCTGCTGCTGGAGTACCGGCAACTGGACAAGTTGCAGTCCACGTATGTCGAGGCGCTGCCTGTGCTGGTCAGCCAGAAGGACGGCCGTCTGCACACCTCGTACAACCAAACCGGCGCGGTCACCGGCCGCATCAGCAGCAGCGACCCAAACCTGCAGAACATCCCAATTCGCACGGAACTGGGGCGCAAGGTGCGCCGCGCGTTCATCGCGCCGAAGGGGCACAAGCTGATCAAGGCCGACTACTCGCAGGTCGAGCTGCGCATTCTGGCGCACATGTCGCGCGACCCGCGCCTGCTGGAGGCGTTCCAGAACCAGGAAGACGTGCACATCGCCACAGCCGCCGCGATCTTCGGCGTGCCGGTCGGCGAAGTGACCAAGAACATGCGCGCGATCGCCAAGACGACCAACTATGCGATCGTGTATGGCATCAGCGCGTTCGGGTTGGCGGCGCAGACCGACCTCTCGCAGAAAGAGGCCGACCAGTTCATCCGCAGCTACTTCGAGAAGTACCCGGGCGTCAAGCAGTACCTGGACGACACCAAGGAGAAGGCGCGCACGATCGGCTACGTTGAGACGCTGCTGGGCCGCCGCCGCTACTTCCCGGAACTGCAATCACGCGCGGGCAACTACAACATGCGCGCCGCCGCCGAGCGCATGGCGATCAACGCGCCGGTGCAGGGCACCAGCGCCGACATCATGAAGATCGCGATGCTGCGGATCGCCGACGCCCTGGCCAAGCGCAAGCTGAAGAGCCGCATGATCTTGCAGGTACACGATGAACTGGTCTTCGAGGCGCCGGACAAAGAGGTGAAGGCGGTCGCCGCGCTGGCGCGCGAGATCATGTCGGGCGCATACGAGCTCGATGTGCCGCTGGAGGTCGAGGTGAAGGCCGGGCCAAGCTGGGATGAGTTGGAGGATGCGTGA
- a CDS encoding L-2-amino-thiazoline-4-carboxylic acid hydrolase translates to MLKRREIEARIVAPLVDALGAEFGRERVVQIVRDTIIRIAREQGAQRAAATGDNSLTTFAGTGSAWRQGNALEIDVLAQDDGRYEYNVTRCRYAEMYRALGIPELGFMLSCNRDFSLIEGFNPDVELTRTQTIMQGGTFCDFRYKLAQAARKP, encoded by the coding sequence GTGCTCAAGCGCCGCGAGATCGAAGCGCGCATCGTCGCGCCGCTGGTGGACGCGCTTGGCGCGGAGTTCGGGCGCGAGCGCGTCGTGCAGATCGTGCGCGACACGATCATCCGCATTGCCCGCGAGCAGGGCGCGCAGCGCGCCGCCGCGACCGGCGACAATTCGCTGACCACGTTCGCCGGCACCGGCAGCGCCTGGCGGCAGGGCAACGCGCTCGAAATCGACGTGCTGGCCCAGGATGACGGCCGCTACGAGTACAATGTCACGCGCTGCCGCTACGCCGAGATGTACCGCGCGCTCGGCATCCCGGAACTCGGCTTCATGCTCTCCTGCAACCGCGACTTCTCGCTGATCGAGGGTTTCAACCCCGACGTGGAGTTGACGCGCACGCAGACGATCATGCAGGGTGGAACGTTCTGCGACTTCCGTTACAAACTAGCGCAGGCCGCCCGCAAGCCGTAG
- a CDS encoding ribbon-helix-helix protein, CopG family: MENQLTLRLPAELAVRLARAAKQQRRKRSAVVRIALEQYLSVETDDRPIERVRDLLGSVESGTPDLGQRHREYLVKRLKRGQ; this comes from the coding sequence ATGGAAAACCAATTGACGTTGCGACTGCCGGCTGAACTGGCTGTGCGGCTCGCCCGCGCCGCCAAGCAGCAACGACGCAAGCGCTCGGCGGTCGTCCGCATCGCGCTGGAGCAATACCTCTCCGTTGAGACGGACGACCGCCCTATTGAGCGGGTGCGCGATCTGCTCGGCAGCGTCGAAAGCGGGACGCCCGATCTGGGCCAGCGGCACCGCGAATACCTGGTGAAACGGCTCAAGCGTGGCCAGTGA
- a CDS encoding PHP domain-containing protein — translation MKVELHCHTLVSKDSLMSYDAIIRRVKEAGLDAIAITDHNKIDGALELAKRAPFPVIIGEEVRTSEGEIIGYFLKEWIPPKLTPEETIRRIRAQGGLVNIPHPFDSLRKSVITRKALYRVADQADMLEVMNARVLKTVENEYAQKFAQHIGKPAVCGSDAHIAREVGRATVEIESVADAPSFLAALPRLTWHGSVSPAWVHGFSTVAKWQKKLTGQYDK, via the coding sequence ATGAAGGTCGAACTGCACTGTCACACGCTCGTATCCAAAGACTCGCTGATGAGCTACGACGCGATCATCCGGCGCGTGAAGGAAGCCGGGCTCGACGCCATTGCCATCACCGATCACAACAAGATCGACGGCGCGCTCGAACTGGCGAAGCGCGCGCCGTTCCCCGTCATCATCGGCGAGGAGGTGCGCACCAGCGAGGGCGAGATCATTGGCTACTTCCTTAAAGAGTGGATCCCGCCGAAGCTCACGCCGGAGGAAACCATCCGCCGCATCCGCGCGCAGGGCGGGCTTGTCAACATCCCGCACCCATTTGATTCGCTGCGCAAGTCGGTCATCACGCGCAAGGCGCTGTACCGTGTGGCCGATCAGGCCGACATGCTCGAAGTGATGAACGCGCGCGTGCTCAAGACGGTCGAAAACGAGTACGCGCAGAAGTTCGCGCAGCACATCGGCAAGCCGGCCGTCTGCGGCAGCGACGCGCACATCGCGCGCGAAGTCGGCCGCGCGACCGTCGAGATCGAGTCGGTCGCCGACGCGCCGTCGTTCCTGGCCGCCCTGCCGCGCTTGACCTGGCACGGCAGCGTGTCGCCCGCCTGGGTGCACGGTTTCAGCACGGTCGCCAAGTGGCAGAAGAAGCTGACCGGCCAGTACGACAAGTAG
- a CDS encoding alpha/beta hydrolase: MNIESGLAAVNGTRLYYEAAGHGEPLLLVHGLSLDTRMWDAQFAVFAQRYRVVRYDVRGYGRSAAPDGSPYARTDDQMALMAYLGIARAHILGLSMGGMLAVDFALDYPQATQTLIAVDSALSGYRWSDDWRARWQAMEATGNVNAAKRLWLAHPLFAPANEQPAVAAALAQMVADYSGFHFLHDDGGRSSHAFKRLEAISMPALMVLGERDLPDFHTIADLLATRGHARKIIIPGVGHMSPMEAPDAFNRIVLEFLAAHQSPLAML; the protein is encoded by the coding sequence ATGAACATCGAGTCTGGTCTCGCCGCCGTCAACGGCACGCGACTGTATTACGAGGCCGCCGGGCACGGCGAGCCGCTGCTGCTGGTGCACGGCCTCTCGCTCGACACGCGCATGTGGGACGCGCAATTCGCGGTCTTCGCGCAGCGCTACCGCGTCGTGCGCTACGATGTGCGCGGCTACGGCCGCTCGGCTGCGCCGGACGGGTCGCCGTATGCGCGTACCGACGACCAGATGGCGCTGATGGCTTACCTCGGCATCGCGCGCGCGCATATCCTCGGCCTGTCGATGGGCGGCATGCTGGCGGTCGATTTCGCGCTGGATTACCCGCAGGCGACACAGACGCTAATCGCCGTTGACTCGGCATTGAGCGGCTATCGCTGGTCGGATGACTGGCGGGCGCGTTGGCAGGCGATGGAGGCGACGGGCAACGTGAACGCCGCCAAGCGGCTCTGGCTGGCGCACCCGCTGTTTGCGCCGGCCAACGAACAGCCGGCGGTCGCCGCTGCGCTGGCGCAGATGGTCGCCGACTACTCCGGCTTTCACTTTCTGCACGACGACGGTGGGCGCTCAAGCCATGCGTTCAAGCGGCTGGAAGCGATCAGCATGCCGGCCCTGATGGTGCTCGGCGAGCGCGACCTGCCGGACTTCCACACCATCGCGGATCTGCTGGCCACGCGTGGGCATGCGCGCAAGATCATCATCCCCGGCGTGGGGCACATGTCGCCGATGGAAGCGCCGGACGCGTTCAATCGGATCGTGCTGGAGTTCCTGGCCGCGCACCAGAGCCCTCTCGCCATGTTATGA
- a CDS encoding CTP synthase, producing the protein MTQYIFVTGGVVSSLGKGISAASIGRLLKARGVKVSIQKLDPYINVDPGTLNPYEHGEVFVTEDGAETDLDLGHYERFTDENMGKVNNVTTGQIYQEVIARERRGDYLGKTIQTVPHITSEIKRRITAVGKVTEAQVVLVEVGGTVGDIEGQPFLEAIRQMRHEIGRENVLYIHVTLLPYLGSTGELKTKPTQHSVRDLRALGIQPDVIVLRSDFPVSDGIKDKVSLFCDVERRAVVPLITAQSIYEVPLMLEASGLGEYVVERLRLPKREANLDQWRELVQGLKTPKEKARVAIVGKYVELADAYTSVREALVHASLHNSRDVEILWVQSEDLEHTDPSERLRGVDGIVVPGGFGYRGIEGKIRAARFARERKVPYLGLCLGLQVMTIELARHALGTDAVNSTEFDERTPNPVVALMPDQVGVNEMGGTMRLGAYPCDLQPGTRAAAAYGQAAISERHRHRWEINNEFRETLSGAGMQFSGLSPDGRLVEIGELREHPFMVGSQFHPEFKTRLDRPHPLFRAFVEAAVKQQAGTARH; encoded by the coding sequence CCGGGCACGCTCAACCCCTACGAGCACGGCGAAGTGTTCGTGACCGAAGACGGCGCGGAGACCGATCTCGACCTCGGTCACTACGAGCGCTTCACCGACGAGAACATGGGTAAGGTCAACAACGTCACGACCGGCCAGATCTACCAGGAGGTCATCGCGCGCGAGCGGCGCGGCGACTACCTCGGCAAGACGATTCAGACTGTTCCACACATCACCTCCGAAATCAAGCGCCGCATCACCGCCGTCGGCAAGGTGACCGAGGCGCAGGTCGTGCTGGTTGAGGTCGGCGGCACGGTGGGCGACATCGAGGGGCAGCCGTTTCTCGAAGCGATCCGGCAGATGCGCCATGAAATCGGCCGCGAGAACGTGCTCTATATCCACGTCACGCTGCTGCCGTACCTCGGCTCGACCGGCGAACTCAAGACCAAGCCGACGCAGCACTCCGTGCGCGACCTGCGCGCGCTCGGCATCCAGCCGGACGTCATCGTGCTGCGCTCGGATTTTCCGGTGTCGGACGGCATCAAGGACAAGGTGTCGCTCTTCTGCGACGTCGAGCGCCGCGCGGTGGTGCCGCTGATCACGGCGCAGTCCATCTACGAGGTGCCGCTGATGCTGGAAGCGAGCGGCCTCGGCGAGTACGTCGTCGAGCGGCTGCGCCTGCCGAAGCGGGAGGCCAATCTCGACCAGTGGCGCGAACTGGTGCAGGGACTCAAGACGCCAAAGGAGAAGGCGAGGGTCGCCATCGTCGGCAAGTACGTGGAACTGGCGGACGCGTACACCAGCGTGCGCGAGGCGCTGGTGCACGCAAGCCTGCATAATTCACGCGATGTGGAAATCCTCTGGGTGCAATCCGAGGACCTGGAGCACACGGATCCATCCGAGCGCCTGCGCGGCGTGGATGGCATCGTGGTGCCGGGCGGCTTCGGCTATCGCGGCATCGAGGGTAAAATCCGGGCGGCGCGGTTCGCGCGCGAGCGCAAGGTGCCGTACCTGGGGCTCTGCCTCGGCCTGCAAGTCATGACCATCGAGCTGGCCCGCCACGCGCTTGGCACCGATGCAGTCAACTCGACCGAGTTTGACGAGCGCACGCCCAACCCGGTCGTCGCGCTCATGCCCGATCAGGTCGGCGTCAACGAGATGGGCGGCACGATGCGGCTGGGCGCATACCCGTGCGATTTGCAGCCGGGGACGCGCGCGGCGGCGGCCTACGGCCAGGCCGCGATCAGCGAGCGGCACCGGCATCGCTGGGAGATCAACAACGAATTCCGCGAGACACTGTCCGGCGCGGGCATGCAGTTCAGCGGTCTGTCGCCCGACGGGCGGTTGGTGGAAATCGGCGAGCTGCGCGAGCACCCGTTCATGGTCGGCAGCCAGTTCCACCCCGAGTTCAAGACGCGCCTCGACCGTCCGCACCCGCTATTCCGCGCGTTCGTCGAGGCGGCCGTCAAACAGCAGGCCGGCACGGCGCGCCATTAA
- a CDS encoding DUF4268 domain-containing protein, whose protein sequence is MKLGKVETIEPRGLWPDEAKDFTPWLASADGLELLAETINEGELELVETEKNVGLFKADILCRVTGEEDHLVVIENQFEPTDHDHLGKLITYASGLKAKTVVWISEEFRDEHRQAIDWLNENQIVRFFGLEVFGIKIADSPPAPQFKVVSSPNVWAQAVQESKDVGATSTELDQQQFWEEVRETIKVSNPSLRLQKPQPQAWYPIAIGRANMHLSLTVNTRVERVGCELYLQGAQAKQAFDLLEKEKAAIEKELGYDVEWQRLEGKTACRIVAYKDGSIYDAVQRQELKSWLTSAAEQFYKVFALRVKALKLTADSGS, encoded by the coding sequence ATGAAGTTGGGCAAAGTTGAAACAATCGAGCCACGCGGCCTTTGGCCTGACGAGGCAAAGGATTTCACGCCATGGCTGGCGAGCGCAGACGGGTTGGAATTGCTAGCTGAGACCATCAATGAAGGGGAGCTTGAGCTGGTTGAGACTGAAAAGAACGTGGGGCTTTTCAAAGCAGACATCCTGTGCCGCGTGACAGGCGAAGAGGACCATTTAGTGGTCATCGAGAATCAATTTGAGCCGACCGACCATGACCATCTCGGCAAGTTGATTACGTATGCCTCGGGCCTCAAGGCCAAGACCGTCGTATGGATATCTGAGGAATTCAGGGACGAGCATCGGCAGGCGATTGATTGGTTGAATGAGAACCAGATCGTCAGATTCTTCGGACTGGAAGTGTTTGGCATCAAGATCGCCGACTCGCCACCTGCGCCGCAATTCAAAGTGGTCAGCAGTCCGAATGTGTGGGCACAGGCTGTGCAGGAATCAAAGGATGTAGGCGCGACGTCAACCGAACTCGACCAGCAACAATTCTGGGAAGAAGTGCGTGAAACTATCAAGGTGAGTAATCCTTCCCTACGTTTGCAGAAGCCGCAGCCTCAGGCATGGTATCCGATTGCCATCGGCAGAGCCAATATGCACCTGTCACTCACCGTCAACACACGGGTTGAGCGAGTCGGCTGCGAGCTGTATTTGCAGGGGGCGCAAGCGAAGCAAGCATTTGATCTATTGGAGAAAGAGAAAGCAGCCATCGAGAAGGAATTGGGCTATGATGTTGAATGGCAACGCCTTGAAGGAAAGACCGCATGCAGAATTGTCGCATACAAGGATGGCTCCATCTACGATGCCGTTCAACGGCAAGAGTTGAAATCGTGGCTGACATCAGCGGCAGAACAGTTTTACAAAGTATTCGCGCTGAGGGTGAAAGCGCTAAAGCTGACAGCGGATAGCGGGAGTTAA
- a CDS encoding DNA alkylation repair protein gives MTHVADVMNELRALSSEANRAGMARFGINTAHALGVSVTTLRKLGRPYRKDHALALALWKSGVHEARMLAAIIDDPAQVTARQMDQWAREFDSWDICDGCCTGLFDLTPFAYDKARQWSSRKEEYMRRGAFALIAGLAVHDKQATDAAFLALLPLIKAAATDDRNFVKKAVNWALRNIGKRNARLNKAAVAAAREMARMDSKAAHWIASDALRELTADKTLARIKKKQ, from the coding sequence ATGACGCACGTCGCAGACGTCATGAACGAACTCCGCGCGCTTTCGAGCGAAGCCAACCGCGCCGGCATGGCGCGCTTCGGGATCAACACCGCGCACGCGCTGGGCGTATCCGTGACGACGCTGCGCAAGCTGGGCCGGCCGTACCGCAAAGACCACGCGCTGGCGCTCGCGCTGTGGAAGTCCGGCGTCCACGAGGCGCGCATGCTCGCCGCGATCATTGACGACCCGGCGCAGGTGACCGCGCGGCAGATGGATCAGTGGGCCAGGGAGTTCGACTCGTGGGACATCTGCGACGGGTGCTGCACCGGGCTGTTCGACCTCACCCCGTTTGCCTACGACAAGGCGCGCCAGTGGAGTTCGCGCAAGGAAGAATACATGCGACGCGGCGCGTTCGCGCTCATCGCCGGACTGGCAGTACATGACAAGCAGGCGACCGACGCGGCGTTCCTCGCACTGCTGCCGCTGATCAAGGCGGCGGCGACCGATGATCGCAACTTCGTGAAGAAGGCGGTCAACTGGGCGCTGCGGAACATCGGCAAGCGCAACGCGCGGCTGAACAAAGCCGCGGTCGCCGCCGCGCGCGAGATGGCCCGGATGGATTCCAAAGCGGCACACTGGATTGCCTCAGATGCCCTGCGCGAACTGACGGCCGATAAAACGCTCGCGAGGATTAAGAAGAAGCAATGA
- the chrA gene encoding chromate efflux transporter yields MSEPTPTSPLREVIALFLRLGLTAFGGPAAHLAIFRDEVVTRRRWMSEDEFLDRIGAANLIPGPTSTEVAIYIGYRRAGWRGLVAAGLCFILPATLIVLACAWLYKQYGTTPAASSLLYGIKPVIIAVIAQAIWGLAPRAMKTPLLAAIGVAVCVLYFLGINELVLLFGGAAVMLARWGARRAWSGGTTPALVLFGLPALARVAIEIVPVSLDTLFLTFLKIGALLYGSGYVLLAFLRNDFVERLGWLTNQQLLDAVAIGQFTPGPVFTTATFIGYLVLDLPGAFAATVAIFLPSFIFVALTQPLIPRMRRSALAGALLDGVNAGALGLMAAVAVQLAQAAIVDWLTIVLAVAAAILLVRFRVNSTWLILGGGLAGFAFRLIAG; encoded by the coding sequence ATGAGCGAGCCCACGCCCACATCGCCGCTGCGCGAGGTGATCGCGCTGTTTCTGCGCCTCGGCCTGACGGCGTTCGGCGGCCCGGCCGCGCATCTCGCTATCTTCCGCGATGAGGTCGTTACCCGCCGCCGCTGGATGAGCGAAGACGAGTTCCTCGACCGGATTGGCGCGGCCAACCTGATCCCCGGCCCGACCTCGACCGAAGTCGCCATATACATCGGCTATCGCCGGGCCGGCTGGCGCGGCCTGGTCGCGGCCGGGCTTTGCTTCATTCTGCCCGCGACGCTGATCGTACTGGCCTGCGCCTGGCTATACAAGCAATACGGCACGACGCCGGCCGCCAGTTCACTGCTGTACGGCATCAAGCCGGTCATCATCGCCGTGATCGCGCAGGCGATCTGGGGGCTTGCGCCGCGCGCAATGAAAACCCCGTTGCTGGCGGCTATCGGCGTGGCCGTATGCGTGCTGTATTTCCTCGGCATCAACGAGCTGGTCCTGTTGTTCGGCGGCGCGGCCGTGATGCTGGCCCGCTGGGGTGCGCGGCGGGCGTGGAGTGGCGGCACGACACCGGCGCTCGTTCTGTTCGGCCTGCCCGCGCTTGCGCGCGTTGCCATCGAGATCGTGCCCGTCTCGCTCGACACGCTGTTCCTGACGTTTCTCAAGATCGGCGCGCTGCTCTACGGCAGCGGCTATGTCCTGCTTGCGTTCCTGCGCAACGACTTCGTCGAGCGGCTTGGCTGGCTGACCAACCAGCAACTGCTGGATGCCGTCGCCATCGGGCAGTTTACGCCGGGGCCGGTGTTCACGACGGCGACATTTATCGGCTACCTGGTGCTCGATCTGCCTGGCGCCTTCGCGGCGACAGTCGCGATCTTCCTGCCCTCGTTCATCTTCGTCGCGCTGACCCAGCCGTTGATCCCGCGCATGCGGCGCTCGGCGCTGGCCGGCGCCCTGCTGGACGGCGTCAACGCCGGCGCACTCGGACTCATGGCCGCAGTGGCGGTGCAACTGGCGCAGGCGGCGATTGTGGACTGGCTGACGATTGTGCTGGCCGTGGCAGCCGCCATCCTGCTCGTGCGTTTCCGCGTCAACTCGACGTGGCTGATTCTCGGCGGTGGGCTGGCCGGATTTGCGTTCCGCCTGATTGCTGGATAG
- a CDS encoding PIN domain-containing protein encodes MASELLLDTGAFVALVDRSETRHADCVAALEAWSGPIVTSEAVLTETLVLVGPRWEGQRVCLEFFARGAFLLAPSSRQSLARVAVLMKKYQDLPMDFADATLVALGEELDTAQVFTLDRRGFTVYRLRGRTPFQIVP; translated from the coding sequence GTGGCCAGTGAACTGCTGCTCGATACGGGCGCGTTCGTTGCGCTGGTGGATCGCAGCGAGACGCGGCACGCCGATTGCGTCGCGGCACTGGAGGCGTGGTCCGGGCCGATCGTCACGAGCGAGGCGGTCCTGACCGAAACCCTGGTTCTGGTGGGGCCGCGCTGGGAAGGCCAGCGGGTGTGCCTCGAGTTCTTTGCGCGTGGCGCGTTTCTACTGGCGCCGTCATCGCGACAGAGCCTGGCGCGCGTGGCCGTACTGATGAAGAAGTATCAGGACCTGCCGATGGATTTCGCTGATGCGACGTTAGTCGCGCTGGGCGAGGAATTGGACACGGCGCAGGTGTTCACACTCGATCGCCGTGGCTTCACGGTCTATCGGCTGCGCGGGCGCACGCCGTTTCAGATTGTGCCGTGA
- a CDS encoding GNAT family N-acetyltransferase, with amino-acid sequence MTEILTDLSRPALIRASRLNMEAYFRQVGRAPATEYFEGDGFVRWRAPMPYPWFNGVLVTRQPDAGAEQQIRSAQTYFSAQGVPAITWWIAEGLDPSAWHGLLIAHGFALDTDTPGMAADLAQLVEPSPVSGLDIRTIRTTDEMRAWAHTFVLGYELPPDWEPHVADLVIGMGLDLPMRYYHAFLNGEPVGTAALFVGAGVASVQMVATIPTARRLGIGAAVTGAPLTDARALGYRAAILQSSHQGFNVYRRMGFEHIYNLEDYYWSPAQPA; translated from the coding sequence TTGACCGAGATATTGACCGACCTGTCCCGCCCCGCCCTAATCCGCGCCTCGCGCTTGAATATGGAGGCATATTTTCGCCAAGTGGGCCGCGCCCCGGCGACTGAGTACTTCGAGGGCGACGGCTTTGTGCGCTGGCGTGCGCCCATGCCCTACCCGTGGTTCAATGGTGTGCTGGTCACACGACAGCCTGACGCCGGCGCCGAGCAACAGATTCGCTCAGCGCAAACATACTTCAGCGCGCAGGGAGTACCAGCCATAACCTGGTGGATCGCTGAAGGCCTCGACCCATCGGCATGGCATGGCCTGCTGATTGCACATGGCTTTGCGCTGGATACCGATACACCGGGCATGGCGGCCGACCTCGCCCAACTGGTTGAGCCCTCACCGGTATCCGGCCTCGACATTCGCACCATCCGCACGACCGACGAGATGCGCGCCTGGGCGCACACATTCGTGCTGGGATATGAGCTCCCACCAGACTGGGAACCGCACGTGGCTGATCTGGTGATCGGCATGGGTCTTGATCTGCCGATGCGCTACTACCATGCCTTCTTGAATGGCGAACCGGTCGGCACGGCGGCGCTGTTTGTTGGCGCGGGTGTGGCGAGTGTCCAAATGGTCGCGACGATCCCGACCGCGCGCCGTCTCGGCATTGGCGCGGCGGTCACGGGCGCGCCGCTGACCGACGCGCGCGCGCTTGGCTACCGAGCCGCGATCTTGCAGTCATCGCACCAGGGCTTCAACGTCTACCGGCGCATGGGCTTCGAGCACATCTATAATCTCGAAGACTACTACTGGTCGCCCGCGCAACCGGCGTGA